Proteins from a single region of Akkermansiaceae bacterium:
- a CDS encoding exo-alpha-sialidase yields MTRHLLLSALFLSWSFVRAESPVPRSILDLTLEPTEINFNPGPEYSEEQQDYAMVIGMDRTPKGRLWAAWVGGGDSPLAYFIAATSDDDGKTWSHPRMVIRPGRTVTGLNRSVIVGNFWTDPTGKLWMFYDQSLEQFDGRAGVWAITCENPDDEKPTWSAPRRIWHGMSLNKPTVLSNGDWMLPISLWDRGHIKPVFGDAYPELDDQRMAHWFASSDRGKTWTRRGGVAFPKPRFDEHMLVELKDGRLRMLARNGDGIMESYSNDKGGTWSEPVPSEIKNPSSRFFFRRLQSGNLLLVKNGPLDRKFERTHMTAYLSDDDGKTWKGGLVIDEREDVSYPDGFQAPDGRIYIIHDRERSKQREILFAKFTEADILAKDFVTEGSAGKIPVFKGRGARKGAYLPNNGIQLAEQWPPKDLDPKSAEPMPVPYLEKKNIPAVIPINIGRQLFVDDFLIESTDLTRTFHAAEKLGTNPVFKPETKQELEPTGIEGQDQAVTYLGHGGVFYNPAKSHFEMFYTASWRGGLALATSPDLIHWTRPQLGLSGDNIILPAGADFAGKDNAIWLDLDAKDPSQRYKAIIQRGKGHTLHTSPDGLVWSSGIPAGDSGDYSSFFHNPFRNVWVQSIKRNTDRGRARYYHESRDFTGSAARDKSVYWTNADKLDPPDPAINNAPQLYSLNAVAYESILLGEHYVLLGPTNRVCEEGKFPKITELHLGFSRDGFHWSRPDDRRPFIAASRRDGQHDRAYLHGTNGVMLVHDDKLWFPYCGYSGIAPNGHRGMYTGASIGMATLRRDGFASMDATGKSGTLTTRPVAFNGRHLFVNVSNPGGKLRVEILDEKGKPIAPFTTENCVTIKADSTLHEVTWKGTENLDGIRGKSVRFRFHLTDGSLYSFWVSQDEKGASGGYLGGGGSAYGGIIDTKGKDALK; encoded by the coding sequence TCGTGCCGAAAGCCCGGTGCCCCGGAGCATCCTCGACCTCACGCTCGAACCCACCGAAATCAACTTCAACCCCGGTCCGGAATATTCCGAGGAGCAGCAGGACTACGCCATGGTCATCGGCATGGACCGCACGCCGAAGGGCCGGCTGTGGGCCGCATGGGTCGGCGGCGGTGACAGTCCGCTCGCGTATTTCATCGCCGCCACCAGCGATGACGATGGGAAAACGTGGTCCCACCCGCGCATGGTCATCCGCCCTGGCCGGACGGTGACCGGGCTGAACCGCAGCGTCATCGTCGGCAACTTCTGGACGGATCCTACCGGGAAGCTCTGGATGTTCTATGACCAGTCGCTGGAGCAGTTCGATGGCCGGGCCGGTGTATGGGCCATCACTTGCGAGAATCCCGATGACGAAAAGCCCACCTGGTCCGCGCCCCGCCGCATCTGGCACGGCATGTCCCTCAACAAGCCCACCGTCCTCAGCAACGGCGACTGGATGCTGCCCATTTCCCTGTGGGACCGTGGGCACATCAAGCCGGTCTTTGGCGACGCCTACCCGGAACTGGATGACCAGCGCATGGCCCACTGGTTCGCCTCCAGCGACCGGGGGAAGACCTGGACCCGTCGCGGCGGCGTCGCGTTCCCGAAGCCCCGCTTTGACGAGCACATGCTGGTCGAACTCAAGGACGGACGCCTGCGGATGCTCGCCCGCAACGGCGATGGCATCATGGAGTCCTACTCCAATGACAAGGGCGGGACCTGGAGCGAGCCCGTGCCGTCGGAGATCAAAAATCCGAGTTCCCGCTTCTTCTTCCGCCGCCTGCAGTCCGGAAATCTCCTGCTCGTGAAAAACGGCCCGCTCGACCGGAAGTTCGAGCGCACCCACATGACCGCCTATCTTTCCGATGATGATGGGAAGACATGGAAAGGCGGGCTGGTCATCGACGAGCGTGAGGACGTTTCCTATCCGGACGGCTTCCAGGCACCGGACGGTCGCATTTACATCATCCACGACCGCGAACGCTCGAAGCAGCGCGAGATCCTCTTCGCGAAGTTCACGGAGGCGGATATCCTCGCCAAGGACTTCGTCACCGAAGGTTCAGCGGGAAAGATCCCTGTCTTCAAAGGGCGGGGGGCGCGGAAAGGTGCGTATCTTCCCAACAACGGCATCCAGCTTGCCGAGCAATGGCCGCCGAAGGATCTCGATCCGAAGTCCGCGGAACCCATGCCGGTGCCGTATCTGGAAAAGAAGAACATTCCCGCCGTCATCCCCATCAACATCGGCCGCCAGCTTTTCGTCGATGACTTCCTGATCGAAAGCACCGACCTCACCCGCACCTTCCACGCTGCGGAAAAGCTCGGTACCAACCCCGTCTTCAAGCCGGAGACCAAACAGGAACTCGAACCCACCGGGATCGAGGGACAGGACCAGGCCGTCACCTACCTCGGTCACGGCGGGGTGTTCTACAATCCTGCCAAGAGCCATTTCGAGATGTTCTACACCGCCAGTTGGCGCGGTGGGCTGGCGCTCGCCACCAGTCCGGATCTGATCCACTGGACCCGTCCGCAGCTCGGGCTTTCCGGGGACAATATCATCCTGCCAGCAGGAGCTGACTTCGCCGGGAAGGACAATGCCATCTGGCTCGATTTGGACGCAAAGGATCCGTCCCAACGCTACAAGGCCATCATCCAGCGCGGGAAAGGCCATACGCTCCATACCTCACCCGACGGCCTCGTCTGGTCGTCCGGCATCCCCGCAGGGGATTCAGGCGACTATTCGTCGTTCTTTCACAATCCGTTCCGAAACGTCTGGGTCCAGAGCATCAAGCGCAACACCGACCGTGGCCGCGCCCGTTACTACCATGAAAGCCGTGACTTCACCGGCTCCGCCGCGCGGGACAAGTCCGTCTATTGGACGAACGCCGACAAGCTCGATCCGCCCGATCCCGCGATCAATAATGCCCCCCAGCTTTACAGCCTCAACGCCGTCGCCTATGAGAGCATCCTCCTGGGCGAGCACTACGTCTTGCTCGGCCCCACGAACCGGGTTTGCGAGGAAGGGAAGTTTCCGAAGATCACCGAGCTGCATCTTGGCTTCAGCCGGGATGGCTTCCACTGGTCTCGGCCTGATGATCGCAGGCCCTTCATCGCCGCCAGCCGCCGGGATGGGCAGCATGACCGTGCCTATCTCCACGGTACCAACGGCGTCATGCTCGTCCATGATGACAAGCTCTGGTTCCCGTACTGCGGCTACTCCGGCATCGCGCCGAACGGACACCGCGGTATGTACACCGGTGCCTCCATCGGCATGGCCACCCTCCGCCGGGACGGCTTCGCATCCATGGATGCCACCGGGAAATCCGGCACCCTCACCACCCGGCCCGTCGCCTTCAACGGCCGCCATCTTTTCGTGAACGTCAGCAACCCGGGCGGGAAACTCCGTGTCGAGATTCTTGATGAAAAGGGAAAACCCATCGCTCCCTTCACCACGGAGAACTGCGTCACTATCAAGGCCGACAGCACGCTCCACGAAGTCACCTGGAAAGGCACGGAGAACCTCGATGGCATCCGTGGCAAATCCGTCCGCTTCCGTTTCCACCTCACGGATGGCAGCCTCTATTCCTTCTGGGTCAGCCAGGACGAAAAGGGCGCGTCCGGCGGCTACCTCGGCGGCGGTGGCTCCGCCTACGGCGGCATCATCGACACCAAAGGGAAGGATGCCCTCAAGTAA
- a CDS encoding right-handed parallel beta-helix repeat-containing protein, with protein MNTFLRTAKVTAVILSCISPALADTGVSLADYAAHKKGEDWAPAIRKAFADSPTVSVPAGRYSTSRVEFSDGMILRGAGESTVFVPLGTRLFDINGEAGKEVPVTADIVDFSDGIDLESADGLAAGDDILIRGQRNSMIREGTAGLHYATDWVLGRTRKSSCFYGEFDTVKSIDGPKVTTAGKRIFPGYFKDDSREPPSLGKDFVQRKSTTVSKLSLVRNVTLRDFAVEGTRDCHMPFRVRYAKDCLLENIAFTTNTESFKKDGTPDLSVVYAIYVRNTTVRNFRVELSPELLAVLDAKEKVYKNFSNYNLFKIISSTASGLEGCSANGGTHPFNITRSASVEAGGGIPSIGCFIRNCTASNCIWSGIKVQQACYDTEVSGNTVTASAQGIITCGRNTRITDNRLTTTVSHSADYYYTHVARGGTMGIGVIEGYACGSIVRDNIIDGFRSGLAMVDGYEDKNCFEEGNILFENNAVSGCLRGFTLYKNPHCVSLGRNDLKVVIRNNTFSRAAGKDSQPASGIHLPDQSAGVEIRSNAFRGFDEGVWMGGLVDLIDISGNGFEDCGVGMTLGEISPDAAGAMVRIRENGNTLTRTSKASQGLGQAQVRGF; from the coding sequence ATGAACACTTTTCTGAGAACGGCGAAAGTGACAGCCGTCATTCTCTCCTGCATCTCCCCGGCTCTGGCAGATACGGGAGTCTCCCTTGCTGATTATGCCGCCCACAAGAAGGGCGAAGACTGGGCGCCCGCCATCAGAAAAGCGTTTGCCGACTCGCCGACGGTGAGCGTCCCCGCAGGGCGTTACTCCACCTCCCGGGTGGAATTTTCCGATGGCATGATCCTACGCGGGGCGGGGGAAAGCACCGTGTTCGTTCCCCTCGGAACACGCCTTTTTGACATCAACGGCGAGGCCGGGAAAGAGGTGCCCGTTACTGCTGACATCGTGGACTTCTCAGACGGAATCGATCTTGAATCCGCCGATGGACTGGCTGCCGGGGATGACATCCTCATCCGCGGCCAGCGCAACTCCATGATCCGCGAGGGCACCGCCGGACTCCACTATGCAACGGATTGGGTGCTCGGCCGGACCCGGAAATCCAGTTGCTTCTACGGTGAGTTCGACACCGTCAAATCCATCGATGGTCCGAAAGTCACCACCGCCGGCAAGCGGATCTTTCCCGGCTACTTCAAGGACGATAGCCGCGAACCTCCGTCCCTCGGGAAGGATTTCGTCCAGCGGAAGTCCACCACTGTGAGCAAGCTGTCCCTGGTCAGGAACGTGACCCTCCGCGACTTCGCCGTGGAGGGGACCCGGGACTGCCACATGCCTTTCCGCGTCCGCTATGCGAAGGACTGCCTGCTGGAGAACATCGCTTTCACGACGAACACCGAATCGTTCAAGAAGGACGGCACGCCCGACCTTTCGGTGGTCTATGCGATCTACGTCCGGAACACCACCGTCCGCAATTTCCGGGTGGAGCTTTCGCCGGAGCTTCTGGCCGTCCTCGACGCCAAGGAAAAGGTCTATAAAAACTTCTCGAACTACAATCTGTTCAAGATCATCAGCAGCACGGCCAGCGGGCTGGAGGGATGCAGTGCCAACGGCGGAACCCATCCGTTCAATATCACCCGCAGCGCTTCGGTGGAGGCGGGAGGGGGCATCCCTTCGATCGGTTGTTTCATCCGTAACTGCACCGCGTCGAACTGCATCTGGTCCGGCATCAAGGTCCAGCAGGCCTGCTACGACACGGAGGTATCCGGGAACACGGTTACGGCCAGCGCCCAGGGCATCATCACCTGCGGCCGCAACACGCGGATCACGGACAACCGGCTCACGACCACAGTGTCCCACTCCGCAGACTACTACTACACGCATGTCGCGCGTGGAGGCACTATGGGAATCGGTGTCATCGAGGGCTACGCGTGCGGCAGCATCGTCAGGGACAACATCATCGATGGCTTCCGTTCCGGCCTTGCCATGGTCGATGGTTACGAGGACAAGAACTGCTTCGAGGAAGGCAACATCCTGTTTGAGAACAACGCCGTCAGCGGGTGCCTCCGCGGTTTCACCCTCTACAAGAATCCGCACTGCGTTTCGTTGGGGCGGAATGATCTGAAGGTTGTCATCCGGAACAACACCTTCTCGCGTGCGGCGGGGAAAGACAGCCAGCCTGCCTCCGGCATCCATTTGCCGGACCAGTCCGCCGGAGTGGAGATCCGCTCGAATGCTTTCCGCGGATTCGATGAAGGTGTATGGATGGGCGGGCTGGTCGATCTGATCGACATCAGCGGCAACGGATTCGAAGATTGCGGCGTTGGAATGACACTCGGGGAAATTTCTCCGGACGCCGCCGGTGCCATGGTCCGCATCAGGGAAAACGGCAATACGCTCACCCGGACATCAAAGGCGAGCCAGGGGCTCGGGCAGGCGCAGGTGAGGGGATTTTGA
- a CDS encoding helix-turn-helix domain-containing protein — protein MAGFDNLQELHDLCRLRSTLEAFAAVRLGGHPDRSALHQMFLGHLALMKDHAMQGDYPAFHAEDMKLHRSLVESAGVAALSHCWEAVAGDLGEWIRHVKKVYWPSLMTLYREHEFLIEAWASDESWVAEQATHHHLEAGWFRVASAQGQVVRDIHPVDRATSFICTHYASGIDVEWLAQNVSFVSASHLTRLFRERLEISPHAFLKRVRMERAAELLRTHADAVELVARKVGYRNVSHFCRDFRGSHGMTPNQYRK, from the coding sequence GTGGCTGGATTCGACAACCTGCAGGAACTGCATGACCTGTGCCGCCTCCGCTCCACGCTGGAGGCGTTCGCGGCGGTGCGCCTGGGTGGCCATCCGGACCGCAGTGCGCTGCACCAGATGTTCCTCGGCCATCTCGCCCTGATGAAGGATCACGCCATGCAGGGAGACTATCCGGCGTTCCATGCGGAGGACATGAAGCTGCACCGATCCCTGGTGGAAAGTGCTGGTGTCGCCGCGTTGTCGCACTGCTGGGAGGCCGTGGCGGGAGATCTCGGCGAATGGATCCGCCATGTGAAGAAGGTGTATTGGCCGAGCCTGATGACCCTCTACCGGGAGCATGAATTCCTCATCGAGGCCTGGGCTTCCGACGAGTCATGGGTTGCGGAGCAGGCCACGCACCACCACCTGGAAGCCGGATGGTTCCGGGTCGCGAGCGCGCAGGGACAGGTCGTGCGGGACATCCATCCGGTGGACCGGGCGACGTCGTTCATCTGCACCCACTATGCCAGCGGGATCGATGTCGAGTGGCTGGCGCAGAATGTCAGCTTCGTGAGTGCGAGCCACCTTACACGCCTGTTCAGGGAGCGGCTGGAAATTTCACCCCATGCCTTCCTGAAGCGCGTGCGGATGGAACGCGCCGCGGAGCTGCTGCGGACCCATGCCGATGCCGTGGAGCTGGTTGCCCGGAAGGTGGGCTACAGGAATGTCTCCCACTTCTGCCGCGACTTCCGCGGCAGCCACGGGATGACGCCGAACCAATACCGGAAATGA